The following coding sequences are from one Mastomys coucha isolate ucsf_1 unplaced genomic scaffold, UCSF_Mcou_1 pScaffold9, whole genome shotgun sequence window:
- the Opn4 gene encoding melanopsin isoform X2: MNSPSGPRVPSSLTQDPSFTASPALQGVWNSTQNISVRAQLLSVSPTTSAPQAAAWVPFPTVDVPDHAHYTLGTVILLVGLTGMLGNLTVIYTFCRNRGLRTPANTFVINLAVSDFLMSFTQAPVFFASSLYKKWLFGDTGCEFYAFCGAVFGITSMITLTAIAVDRYLVITRPLATIGIGSKRRTALVLLGVWLYALAWSLPPFFGWSAYVPEGLLTSCSWDYVTFTPRVRAYTMLLFCFVFFLPLLIIIFCYIFIFRAIRETGRACEGCGESPLQRRQWQRLQSEWKMAKVALIVILLFVLSWAPYSTVALVAFAGYSHILTPYMSSVPAVIAKASAIHNPIIYAITHPKYRMAIAQHLPCLGTLLRVSGQRSHPSLSYRSTHRSTLSSQSSDLSWISGRKRQESLGSESEVGWTDTETTAAWGAAHQASGQSFCSQDLEDGEAKAPPSPQTKGHLPSLDLGM, from the exons ATGAACTCTCCTTCAGGACCAAGAGTCCCATCAAGCTTAACGCAGGATCCCAGCTTCACAGCCAGCCCTGCCCTACAAGGCGTTTGGAACAGCACTCAGAACATCTCCGTAAGAGCCCAGCTTCTATCTGTTAGCCCCACG acATCTGCACCTCAGGCTGCTGCCTGGGTCCCCTTCCCCACAGTCGATGTCCCAGACCATGCTCACTATACCCTAGGCACGGTGATCCTGCTGGTGGGACTCACAGGGATGCTGGGCAATCTGACGGTCATCTACACCTTCTGCAG GAACAGAGGCCTGCGGACACCGGCAAACACGTTTGTCATCAACCTCGCAGTCAGCGACTTCCTCATGTCATTCACTCAGGCCCCGGTCTTCTTTGCCAGCAGCCTCTACAAGAAGTGGCTCTTTGGGGATACAG GTTGCGAATTCTATGCCTTCTGTGGGGCTGTCTTTGGCATCACTTCCATGATCACACTGACAGCCATAGCCGTGGACCGCTACCTGGTGATCACACGTCCACTGGCCACCATCGGCATAGGATCCAAAAGACGAACGGCACTTGTCCTGCTAGGCGTCTGGCTCTATGCCCTGGCCTGGAGTCTGCCACCCTTCTTTGGCTGGA GTGCCTACGTGCCTGAGGGGTTGCTGACATCCTGCTCCTGGGACTATGTGACCTTCACACCTCGGGTGCGTGCCTACACCATgctgctcttctgctttgtcttcttcctccccctgctcatcatcatcttctgctacattttCATCTTCAGGGCCATCCGAGAGACAGGCCG GGCCTGTGAGGGCTGCGGTGAGTCCCCTCTGCAGCGGAGGCAGTGGCAGCGGCTGCAGAGTGAGTGGAAGATGGCCAAGGTCGCACTGATCGTCATCCTCCTCTTCGTGCTGTCCTGGGCTCCCTACTCCACTGTGGCCCTGGTGGCCTTTGCTGG GTACTCGCACATCCTGACGCCCTACATGAGCTCAGTACCAGCTGTCATCGCCAAGGCTTCTGCCATCCACAATCCCATCATCTATGCCATCACTCACCCCAAGTACAG GATGGCCATTGCCCAGCACCTGCCTTGCCTTGGGACGCTTCTCAGAGTATCAGGCCAGCGCAGCCACCCCTCCCTCAGCTACCGTTCTACCCACCGTTCCACCCTGAGCAGCCAGTCCTCAGACCTCAGCTGGATCTCTGGACGGAAGCGTCAAGAGTCCCTGGGTTCTGAGAGTGAAGTG GGCtggacagacacagaaacaacaGCTGCATGGGGAGCTGCCCATCAAGCAAGTGGACAATCCTTCTGCAGTCAGGACCTGGAAGATGGAGAAGCCAaggctcctcccagcccccag ACCAAGGGACACCTCCCCAGCCTGGATCTCGGGATGTAG
- the Opn4 gene encoding melanopsin isoform X1 → MNSPSGPRVPSSLTQDPSFTASPALQGVWNSTQNISVRAQLLSVSPTTSAPQAAAWVPFPTVDVPDHAHYTLGTVILLVGLTGMLGNLTVIYTFCRNRGLRTPANTFVINLAVSDFLMSFTQAPVFFASSLYKKWLFGDTGCEFYAFCGAVFGITSMITLTAIAVDRYLVITRPLATIGIGSKRRTALVLLGVWLYALAWSLPPFFGWSAYVPEGLLTSCSWDYVTFTPRVRAYTMLLFCFVFFLPLLIIIFCYIFIFRAIRETGRACEGCGESPLQRRQWQRLQSEWKMAKVALIVILLFVLSWAPYSTVALVAFAGYSHILTPYMSSVPAVIAKASAIHNPIIYAITHPKYRMAIAQHLPCLGTLLRVSGQRSHPSLSYRSTHRSTLSSQSSDLSWISGRKRQESLGSESEVGWTDTETTAAWGAAHQASGQSFCSQDLEDGEAKAPPSPQVQKSKTPKVPGPSTCRSVKGQGARPSSLRSDQKGRLAV, encoded by the exons ATGAACTCTCCTTCAGGACCAAGAGTCCCATCAAGCTTAACGCAGGATCCCAGCTTCACAGCCAGCCCTGCCCTACAAGGCGTTTGGAACAGCACTCAGAACATCTCCGTAAGAGCCCAGCTTCTATCTGTTAGCCCCACG acATCTGCACCTCAGGCTGCTGCCTGGGTCCCCTTCCCCACAGTCGATGTCCCAGACCATGCTCACTATACCCTAGGCACGGTGATCCTGCTGGTGGGACTCACAGGGATGCTGGGCAATCTGACGGTCATCTACACCTTCTGCAG GAACAGAGGCCTGCGGACACCGGCAAACACGTTTGTCATCAACCTCGCAGTCAGCGACTTCCTCATGTCATTCACTCAGGCCCCGGTCTTCTTTGCCAGCAGCCTCTACAAGAAGTGGCTCTTTGGGGATACAG GTTGCGAATTCTATGCCTTCTGTGGGGCTGTCTTTGGCATCACTTCCATGATCACACTGACAGCCATAGCCGTGGACCGCTACCTGGTGATCACACGTCCACTGGCCACCATCGGCATAGGATCCAAAAGACGAACGGCACTTGTCCTGCTAGGCGTCTGGCTCTATGCCCTGGCCTGGAGTCTGCCACCCTTCTTTGGCTGGA GTGCCTACGTGCCTGAGGGGTTGCTGACATCCTGCTCCTGGGACTATGTGACCTTCACACCTCGGGTGCGTGCCTACACCATgctgctcttctgctttgtcttcttcctccccctgctcatcatcatcttctgctacattttCATCTTCAGGGCCATCCGAGAGACAGGCCG GGCCTGTGAGGGCTGCGGTGAGTCCCCTCTGCAGCGGAGGCAGTGGCAGCGGCTGCAGAGTGAGTGGAAGATGGCCAAGGTCGCACTGATCGTCATCCTCCTCTTCGTGCTGTCCTGGGCTCCCTACTCCACTGTGGCCCTGGTGGCCTTTGCTGG GTACTCGCACATCCTGACGCCCTACATGAGCTCAGTACCAGCTGTCATCGCCAAGGCTTCTGCCATCCACAATCCCATCATCTATGCCATCACTCACCCCAAGTACAG GATGGCCATTGCCCAGCACCTGCCTTGCCTTGGGACGCTTCTCAGAGTATCAGGCCAGCGCAGCCACCCCTCCCTCAGCTACCGTTCTACCCACCGTTCCACCCTGAGCAGCCAGTCCTCAGACCTCAGCTGGATCTCTGGACGGAAGCGTCAAGAGTCCCTGGGTTCTGAGAGTGAAGTG GGCtggacagacacagaaacaacaGCTGCATGGGGAGCTGCCCATCAAGCAAGTGGACAATCCTTCTGCAGTCAGGACCTGGAAGATGGAGAAGCCAaggctcctcccagcccccaggtACAGAAATCCAAGACTCCCAAGGTCCCTGGGCCCAGTACCTGCCGGTCTGTGAAAGGGCAGGGAGCCAGGCCAAGTAGCCTAAGGAGTGACCAGAAAGGCAGGCTTGCTGTGTGA